A stretch of Bradyrhizobium sp. CCBAU 53338 DNA encodes these proteins:
- a CDS encoding NCS2 family permease, translating into MDEMTKPQAAPAEPTPSAATGLLDRTFGLTERGTSVGREVMAGATTFAAMAYIIAVNPSIMSNAGMDRADLVSATALAAIFGSVMMGVWANLPLAVAPAMGSNVIFTYVIVKQMGMPWQGALAMVAFTGVLFLILSLSKLREKVAKDVPEALKIGIQAAVGTLIVFIALRGAGFVVQNPSTYIAMGSLRSPPVLLTLFGLLLTPVLVVRRVPAALILSIALLTVIGFFVPGANGKMVTSVPSAIMSWPRWPTSTFMALDVGYLFSHFVVALPLLFYFLCAEFFSTLGTLIGVTGAANLRKPDGSIPNATAAFATDATASIVGPLFGTSVVTAYIESITGVQAGGRTGLTSLTVAGFFFLALFFWPIFVIIPSQATAPALVLVGVLMMQGLARIDMTDLGNAVPIVLTLLVTVLTNNLINGMALGTLSYIALEVTVGRRSQIPAMVWGLGVVFVAYAFVTAQIF; encoded by the coding sequence ATGGATGAGATGACGAAGCCGCAAGCCGCTCCCGCGGAGCCGACGCCATCGGCAGCTACGGGGCTGCTCGATCGGACCTTTGGCCTCACCGAGCGCGGTACGAGCGTCGGCCGCGAGGTGATGGCGGGAGCGACCACGTTCGCGGCGATGGCTTACATCATCGCCGTCAACCCCTCGATCATGTCCAACGCCGGGATGGATCGTGCCGATCTGGTCAGCGCAACGGCGCTGGCCGCAATCTTCGGCTCGGTGATGATGGGGGTGTGGGCCAACCTGCCGCTCGCGGTTGCGCCCGCAATGGGCTCGAATGTCATCTTCACCTATGTCATCGTCAAGCAGATGGGCATGCCCTGGCAGGGTGCGCTCGCCATGGTCGCCTTCACCGGCGTGCTGTTCCTGATCCTCAGCCTGTCGAAGCTGCGCGAGAAGGTCGCGAAGGATGTGCCGGAAGCGCTGAAGATCGGCATCCAGGCGGCGGTCGGCACCCTGATCGTCTTCATTGCGCTCCGTGGCGCCGGATTCGTGGTTCAGAACCCATCGACCTACATTGCCATGGGATCGTTGCGCAGCCCGCCGGTGCTGCTGACGTTGTTCGGCCTCCTGCTCACGCCGGTGCTTGTGGTGCGCCGGGTGCCCGCGGCCCTGATCCTGTCGATCGCGCTGCTCACGGTGATCGGCTTCTTCGTTCCAGGCGCCAACGGCAAGATGGTGACATCGGTGCCATCGGCGATCATGTCGTGGCCACGCTGGCCGACCAGTACTTTCATGGCGCTCGACGTCGGCTATCTCTTCAGCCATTTCGTCGTAGCGCTCCCACTGCTGTTCTACTTCCTGTGTGCCGAGTTCTTTTCGACGCTGGGTACGCTGATCGGCGTGACGGGGGCTGCCAATCTGCGCAAGCCTGACGGCTCGATCCCGAATGCCACCGCTGCCTTCGCGACCGATGCGACGGCGTCCATCGTCGGCCCGCTGTTCGGCACGTCGGTGGTGACTGCCTATATCGAGTCGATCACCGGCGTGCAGGCCGGCGGGCGCACCGGCCTGACGTCGCTGACCGTTGCGGGGTTCTTCTTCCTCGCGCTGTTCTTCTGGCCGATCTTCGTCATCATCCCATCGCAAGCGACCGCACCTGCGCTGGTGCTCGTGGGCGTGCTGATGATGCAGGGCCTGGCCCGGATCGACATGACCGATCTCGGTAACGCGGTTCCGATCGTCCTGACGCTGCTGGTCACCGTGCTGACCAACAACCTCATCAACGGAATGGCCTTGGGGACTCTGAGCTACATCGCCCTGGAAGTGACGGTCGGCCGGCGGTCACAGATTCCTGCGATGGTGTGGGGACTGGGCGTGGTGTTCGTCGCTTACGCGTTCGTGACCGCCCAGATTTTTTGA